In candidate division KSB1 bacterium, a genomic segment contains:
- the recJ gene encoding single-stranded-DNA-specific exonuclease RecJ, whose amino-acid sequence MLEQKWVIEASRPTEEVRELARVLGVPEIIARLLLNRGIATPEAAQRFFHPSLDHLHDPFLMKDMDRAVARLIAALRNQERIMVYGDYDVDGITAVSMTYLLLRRLGGDVVFYIPDRLRQGYGLSEVGVREAHRRGASLIVSVDCGVTACQEVALANSLGMDVIICDHHEPRAVLPEAVAVLDPKRPDCSYPFKELAGVGVTFKLLQALFATLGLDQALVEEFVDYVAIGSAADIVPLVDENRVLVAEGLRRLNEGPRKIGLQALLETAGLVDREIGTGQVVFIIAPRINAVGRMGDALRAVRLLTTDVPQQARNIAAILEAENRARKNVDEETFAQALQMLEADFDPERHLVLVLAQEGWHPGVIGIVASRIVERYYRPTIMITLDGEVGKGSARSIPGFDIYAALKQGEDLLIEFGGHKYAAGLTVRRDYVEPLRERLQEVAAAQLEEDLLVPKLRVDGEIRLSHITPRTFALLKQFAPFGPQNMRPVFVSRGLQVVGESRIVGNNHLKLKVRQDGIVIDAIGFNLGDLSYRVAPGEKNLDIAYVIEENDYQGQQMLQLRLKDLR is encoded by the coding sequence TTGCTTGAGCAGAAATGGGTCATAGAAGCATCCAGGCCGACGGAAGAGGTCAGGGAGCTGGCGCGCGTTCTGGGCGTGCCCGAGATCATCGCCAGGCTCTTGCTGAACCGGGGCATCGCCACACCCGAGGCGGCGCAGCGCTTCTTCCACCCCAGCCTTGACCATCTGCACGATCCATTCCTCATGAAGGACATGGATCGCGCGGTTGCGCGCCTGATTGCTGCCCTGCGCAACCAGGAACGCATCATGGTGTACGGCGACTATGATGTGGACGGCATCACCGCGGTATCGATGACCTACCTTCTGCTCCGGAGACTGGGGGGGGACGTGGTCTTTTATATTCCGGACCGGCTGCGCCAGGGTTACGGCCTCTCGGAGGTGGGGGTACGTGAGGCGCATCGGCGGGGGGCCTCCCTTATCGTCTCTGTAGACTGCGGAGTGACCGCCTGCCAGGAGGTGGCACTGGCCAACTCCCTAGGGATGGACGTGATCATCTGCGACCACCACGAACCGCGCGCCGTGCTGCCTGAGGCAGTCGCAGTGCTGGACCCGAAGCGCCCAGATTGCTCCTACCCCTTCAAGGAGCTGGCCGGCGTCGGGGTCACCTTCAAGCTTCTGCAGGCGCTCTTTGCAACCTTGGGCCTGGACCAGGCGCTGGTAGAAGAGTTTGTAGACTATGTGGCCATCGGCAGCGCGGCGGACATTGTGCCGCTGGTGGATGAGAACAGGGTGCTGGTGGCGGAAGGCCTCAGGCGGCTGAACGAAGGGCCGCGCAAGATTGGTCTCCAGGCACTGCTGGAGACCGCCGGGCTTGTGGACCGAGAGATCGGCACTGGGCAGGTGGTATTCATCATTGCGCCGCGCATCAATGCCGTGGGGCGCATGGGCGATGCCTTGCGCGCCGTCCGCCTCCTCACCACGGATGTCCCCCAGCAGGCGCGGAACATCGCCGCCATCCTGGAAGCGGAGAATCGTGCCCGCAAGAACGTCGACGAGGAGACCTTTGCCCAGGCCTTGCAGATGCTGGAGGCCGACTTTGACCCTGAGCGCCACCTGGTGCTGGTGTTGGCGCAAGAGGGGTGGCACCCGGGCGTGATCGGTATTGTGGCCAGTCGCATCGTAGAGCGCTACTACCGCCCCACGATCATGATTACCCTGGACGGCGAGGTGGGCAAAGGCTCGGCGCGCAGCATCCCAGGGTTTGACATCTACGCCGCGCTCAAGCAGGGTGAAGACCTCCTGATCGAGTTTGGCGGTCACAAGTACGCCGCAGGGCTCACTGTGCGCCGGGACTACGTGGAACCGCTCCGTGAGCGCTTGCAGGAGGTGGCGGCGGCACAACTGGAAGAAGACCTCCTCGTGCCCAAACTGCGCGTCGACGGTGAGATCCGTCTCAGTCACATCACGCCGCGCACCTTTGCCCTCCTCAAACAGTTCGCGCCCTTTGGCCCCCAAAACATGCGCCCGGTTTTTGTCTCGCGGGGTCTGCAGGTGGTCGGAGAGTCGCGCATTGTGGGGAACAATCACCTCAAACTGAAAGTGCGGCAAGATGGCATCGTCATCGATGCGATAGGCTTCAACCTTGGAGACCTGAGTTACCGCGTGGCACCCGGCGAGAAAAACCTGGACATCGCCTACGTGATTGAGGAGAACGACTACCAAGGTCAGCAAATGCTCCAACTGCGGCTCAAAGACCTGCGGTGA
- a CDS encoding C4-type zinc ribbon domain-containing protein — protein MKEGVTVRQQLQLLVNLQEIDSRLQQLEARKGDLPQVVRKLEDERGQLTATLSAYRTQTEQWQREKRQAEGRLATLKDQLKKYQTQLYSRVTTNREYDAITAEIEATEKQIDDVEMSILELDDQIEKVARDIAELEQRLGQLDALLAERQAELASRMKETEEEVTRLSAQRAQLVAQLNQRVLARYDRIRAAKGGVAVVPVQNSACGGCFTTIPPQRSLEVRQMKELILCESCGRILVWQGNE, from the coding sequence ATGAAGGAGGGAGTAACGGTGCGCCAGCAACTTCAGCTTTTGGTCAACTTGCAGGAAATTGACTCCCGCCTCCAACAACTGGAGGCGCGCAAAGGAGACTTGCCGCAGGTGGTCCGGAAGCTGGAGGATGAACGCGGCCAATTGACCGCAACGCTGAGTGCCTACAGGACCCAGACGGAGCAGTGGCAGAGGGAGAAGCGCCAGGCCGAGGGGAGGTTGGCAACGCTCAAAGACCAGCTCAAGAAGTACCAGACTCAGCTCTATTCGCGCGTGACGACCAATCGCGAGTACGACGCCATCACCGCCGAGATCGAGGCGACGGAGAAGCAGATTGATGATGTGGAGATGTCCATCTTGGAGCTGGATGACCAAATCGAGAAGGTGGCACGGGACATTGCTGAGCTGGAGCAGCGGCTGGGGCAGCTGGACGCCTTGCTTGCGGAACGCCAGGCGGAGTTGGCCTCGCGCATGAAGGAGACCGAGGAGGAGGTGACGCGCCTGAGCGCGCAGCGTGCCCAGCTGGTGGCCCAGCTCAACCAACGGGTGCTGGCCCGCTACGATCGGATTCGGGCGGCCAAGGGCGGTGTGGCAGTGGTTCCGGTGCAGAATAGCGCCTGCGGCGGTTGCTTCACCACCATCCCGCCGCAAAGGAGCCTCGAGGTCCGACAGATGAAAGAGCTGATTCTCTGCGAAAGCTGCGGACGGATTTTGGTGTGGCAGGGGAACGAGTAA